A genomic region of Chryseobacterium sp. KACC 21268 contains the following coding sequences:
- a CDS encoding thioredoxin family protein produces the protein MSNTQSNMLALGTKALDFSLPNPVKNNEIQSLESLKGKKGTLVVFMCNHCPFVLHIIDVLEELYEDYKSQGIEFIGINSNDVDRYPADSPEMMIDFVDEKAIKFPYLYDESQDVAKAFDAACTPDFYFFDENLKLIYRGQMDDSRPGNQKEITGEDLVIAFENHLAGQDQEDFQRPSLGCNIKWK, from the coding sequence ATGTCAAATACACAATCAAATATGTTGGCTCTGGGAACGAAAGCGCTAGATTTCAGCCTTCCAAATCCTGTGAAAAATAACGAAATCCAAAGTCTGGAATCTCTGAAAGGGAAGAAAGGAACTTTGGTGGTTTTTATGTGCAATCATTGTCCGTTTGTGCTTCACATCATCGATGTTTTGGAGGAATTGTATGAAGATTACAAATCCCAAGGCATCGAGTTTATCGGGATTAATTCCAATGATGTTGACAGATATCCTGCAGATTCTCCAGAAATGATGATTGATTTTGTGGATGAAAAAGCAATCAAATTCCCTTATCTCTACGACGAAAGTCAAGACGTTGCAAAAGCGTTCGACGCCGCGTGTACACCAGATTTTTATTTCTTTGATGAGAATTTAAAATTAATCTATCGCGGACAAATGGATGATTCAAGACCAGGAAATCAGAAGGAGATTACTGGTGAGGATTTGGTGATTGCGTTTGAAAATCATTTGGCCGGACAAGACCAGGAAGATTTCCAAAGACCAAGTTTGGGTTGTAACATCAAGTGGAAATAA
- the xerD gene encoding site-specific tyrosine recombinase XerD, with the protein MNWSEKITDFSNFLKFEKSFSDNTLDAYVRDIKKLESFAITDLGEISPQHISYENLQEYIYQLSKNKISERSQARGISSIKAFFKFLLEEEYRDDNPASLLEGPKLGLYLPDTLSIDDIDRIIENIEKHTDIGRRNQCILEVLYGCGLRVSELVDLKISNINFKENFIIVQGKGEKTRLVPLAKSTAECILDYIKNVRALGKINKKFEDILFLNTRGTNMSRVIVFIIIKELTQKAGINKSISPHTFRHSFATHLLQNGADLRFIQEMLGHSSITTTQVYTHLKTEELRDVIIQFHPRNRKAV; encoded by the coding sequence ATGAACTGGTCCGAAAAAATTACAGACTTCTCAAATTTTCTAAAATTTGAGAAAAGTTTCTCCGACAATACACTTGACGCGTACGTGAGAGATATCAAAAAGCTGGAAAGCTTTGCTATTACTGATTTAGGAGAAATCTCTCCACAGCATATCAGCTACGAAAACCTTCAGGAGTACATCTACCAATTATCCAAAAACAAAATCAGCGAACGCTCGCAGGCAAGAGGAATCTCGTCTATCAAGGCTTTTTTCAAATTTCTTTTGGAAGAAGAATACAGAGATGATAATCCTGCGTCACTATTAGAAGGTCCAAAATTAGGACTTTATCTACCTGACACTTTGAGCATTGATGACATCGACAGAATCATCGAAAACATTGAAAAACACACAGATATCGGCAGAAGAAACCAATGCATCTTGGAAGTTCTCTATGGTTGTGGATTGCGTGTTTCTGAATTGGTGGATTTGAAAATCTCTAATATCAATTTTAAAGAAAACTTCATCATCGTACAAGGAAAAGGCGAAAAAACAAGATTGGTTCCTTTGGCGAAATCTACTGCAGAGTGCATTTTGGATTACATCAAAAATGTAAGAGCCTTGGGTAAAATCAACAAAAAATTCGAAGATATTCTTTTCCTGAATACGAGAGGAACGAATATGTCCAGAGTAATCGTCTTCATTATCATTAAAGAATTGACACAGAAAGCCGGCATCAACAAGAGTATTTCGCCGCACACTTTCCGTCATTCTTTTGCGACGCATTTGTTGCAAAATGGTGCAGATTTGAGATTCATCCAGGAAATGTTGGGTCACAGCAGCATCACGACGACTCAGGTTTACACGCATTTGAAAACGGAGGAATTGAGAGATGTTATTATCCAATTTCATCCAAGAAATCGAAAAGCAGTTTAA
- the eno gene encoding phosphopyruvate hydratase codes for MSYISFIEARQILDSRGNPTIEVDVFTESGAMGRAAVPSGASTGEHEAVELRDGAPEYLGKGVLKAVENVKEIIAPELIGLPVFEQNLIDAVMIDLDGTSNKGKLGANAILGVSLAVAKAAANELRMPLYKYVGGVNANTLPVPMMNVINGGSHSDAPIAFQEFMVMPVKADSFSHALRKGTEIFHSLKSILHGRGLSTAVGDEGGFAPTFTGTEDALDTLLQAIEKAGYKPGDDIMIALDCAASEFYKDGVYDYRKFQTPDAPVFSSSEQVSYLADLANKYPIISIEDGMQENDWTGWKELTDKIGDRVQLVGDDLFVTNVERLSRGIKENTANSILVKVNQIGSLSETMAAVQMAQQNRYTTVMSHRSGETEDSTIADLAVAQNCGQIKTGSASRSDRMAKYNQLLRIEEALGETAVFPGLDAFKIKR; via the coding sequence ATGAGTTACATTTCATTTATCGAAGCAAGACAAATATTAGATTCCAGAGGGAATCCAACAATTGAAGTAGATGTTTTCACAGAAAGTGGAGCAATGGGACGTGCAGCAGTACCTTCTGGTGCTTCTACAGGTGAGCACGAAGCAGTTGAACTAAGAGACGGTGCGCCGGAATATCTTGGAAAAGGTGTTTTGAAAGCGGTAGAAAATGTGAAAGAGATCATCGCTCCAGAATTGATAGGGCTTCCGGTTTTCGAACAAAATCTTATCGATGCGGTAATGATCGACCTTGATGGAACTTCTAACAAAGGAAAATTAGGTGCAAACGCAATTCTAGGTGTTTCTTTGGCTGTTGCGAAAGCGGCTGCTAACGAACTTAGAATGCCTCTTTATAAATATGTAGGTGGTGTGAACGCCAACACACTTCCAGTTCCAATGATGAACGTGATCAACGGTGGTTCTCACTCAGATGCGCCGATTGCTTTCCAGGAATTTATGGTAATGCCTGTAAAAGCAGATTCTTTCTCTCACGCATTGAGAAAAGGAACTGAGATTTTCCACAGTTTGAAATCTATTCTTCACGGAAGAGGATTGTCTACAGCTGTTGGAGACGAAGGTGGATTTGCACCAACTTTCACAGGAACTGAAGATGCTTTGGATACTTTATTACAAGCTATCGAGAAAGCAGGTTACAAGCCAGGAGACGACATTATGATCGCTTTGGATTGCGCCGCTTCAGAATTCTACAAAGATGGCGTTTACGATTACAGAAAATTCCAGACGCCAGATGCACCTGTGTTCTCAAGCAGCGAGCAGGTTTCTTACCTAGCTGATCTTGCAAACAAATATCCGATCATCTCTATCGAGGACGGAATGCAGGAAAATGACTGGACTGGTTGGAAAGAATTGACAGATAAGATCGGAGACAGAGTACAATTGGTTGGAGACGACTTGTTCGTAACGAATGTTGAAAGACTTTCCAGAGGTATCAAAGAAAATACAGCGAACTCCATCCTTGTCAAAGTAAACCAAATTGGTTCTCTTTCTGAAACAATGGCTGCTGTACAAATGGCACAACAAAACAGATATACAACTGTAATGTCTCACAGGTCTGGTGAAACAGAAGATTCTACGATTGCAGATCTTGCAGTGGCACAAAACTGTGGACAGATCAAAACTGGTTCTGCATCTAGATCAGACAGAATGGCGAAATACAACCAACTTTTGAGAATCGAAGAAGCTTTAGGTGAAACTGCAGTTTTCCCAGGTTTGGACGCTTTCAAGATCAAAAGATAA
- the miaA gene encoding tRNA (adenosine(37)-N6)-dimethylallyltransferase MiaA has translation MKRLISIVGTTGIGKTRLAIDLANHLGTEIISCDSRQFYREMKIGTAMPTESELAEAKHHFVGNLSIDDYYSIGLYEHEAIEKLDEIFAEKDVAIMVGGSGMYEKAVVEGLNDLPEADEENQKKLIDIFENQGIEPLQKLLSELDPEYFSVVDKDNSRRLLRAIDIIWQTGKTYTENLSLPKPQRHFETFRIGIEAPREVIYERINRRVDIMMENGLLEEAKGLIADRDKVALQTVGYSELFKYFDGEWDLDFAVSEIKKNSRRYAKRQMTWNRKLGNVNWVNYDNSVEEALSLLKNLPM, from the coding sequence TTGAAACGTCTTATCTCCATCGTCGGAACTACAGGAATCGGGAAAACAAGATTGGCCATCGATTTGGCAAATCATCTCGGTACGGAAATTATTTCGTGTGATTCCCGTCAGTTTTATCGTGAGATGAAAATCGGAACTGCAATGCCAACGGAATCCGAATTGGCGGAGGCAAAACATCATTTTGTCGGGAATCTCAGCATCGATGATTATTATTCCATTGGTTTGTACGAGCACGAAGCGATTGAAAAGCTGGATGAGATTTTCGCCGAAAAAGATGTTGCCATAATGGTTGGCGGAAGCGGAATGTATGAAAAAGCAGTTGTGGAAGGATTGAACGACTTACCAGAAGCTGACGAAGAAAATCAAAAAAAACTGATTGATATTTTTGAAAATCAAGGAATTGAACCTTTACAAAAATTATTGTCAGAACTTGACCCGGAATATTTTTCGGTTGTTGATAAAGACAATTCAAGGCGTTTGTTGAGAGCCATCGACATCATTTGGCAGACTGGAAAAACCTACACCGAAAATCTTAGTTTACCAAAACCTCAGCGTCATTTTGAGACGTTTAGAATTGGAATCGAGGCACCAAGAGAAGTGATTTATGAAAGAATCAATCGACGTGTTGATATAATGATGGAAAATGGTCTGTTGGAAGAAGCCAAAGGATTAATTGCCGACAGAGACAAAGTTGCGCTTCAAACTGTTGGTTATTCAGAGTTGTTCAAATATTTTGATGGCGAATGGGATTTGGATTTCGCAGTTTCTGAAATCAAGAAGAATTCCCGCCGTTACGCGAAACGCCAAATGACGTGGAATCGAAAATTGGGAAATGTGAATTGGGTGAATTATGATAATTCTGTGGAAGAAGCATTATCTTTGCTCAAGAATTTACCAATGTAA
- a CDS encoding dCMP deaminase family protein, with protein MDYNKFDIAYLKMASEWANLSYCKRKKVGALIVKDRMIISDGYNGTPSGFENNCEDEEGKTNWFVLHAEANAILKIASSTQSCKDATLYITMSPCKECSKLILQAGISKVVYMTVYSDDSGLEFLKNAGIETLNITEQELYTL; from the coding sequence ATGGATTATAACAAATTCGATATTGCTTACCTGAAGATGGCGTCCGAATGGGCAAACCTGTCTTACTGTAAGCGAAAAAAAGTGGGAGCACTTATCGTGAAAGACCGAATGATAATCTCCGACGGATATAATGGAACGCCTTCCGGTTTCGAAAACAACTGCGAAGACGAAGAAGGGAAAACCAATTGGTTTGTGCTACACGCAGAGGCCAACGCCATTTTGAAGATTGCCAGCAGTACGCAATCCTGCAAAGACGCAACGTTGTACATCACAATGTCGCCTTGCAAGGAGTGCAGCAAATTGATTTTACAGGCAGGCATCAGCAAAGTGGTCTATATGACGGTTTACTCAGACGACAGTGGATTGGAATTTTTGAAAAACGCAGGCATTGAAACTTTAAATATAACAGAACAAGAATTATATACTTTATGA
- a CDS encoding enoyl-CoA hydratase-related protein: protein MNYESIKLTIERKIAVVTINRPESLNALNTQVFNDLENVFDFLENEKTVNCVIVTGSGEKSFVAGADIKEFSNFSQEKATELSKRGHFVFNKIENLSKPVIAAVNGFALGGGLELAMACHLRYASENAKLGLPEVTLGLIPGYGGTQRLPKLVGKGIANEMIFSAKMISAEKAKLVGLVNEVFSLEELLPKTQELAEKIVKNSPQGIAQAIKAVNASDKENGMESEINSFGELFAQGDFKEGVSAFLEKRKPAFD from the coding sequence ATGAATTACGAAAGTATAAAATTAACGATAGAAAGAAAAATCGCCGTTGTCACAATCAACCGACCAGAGAGCTTAAACGCCTTGAATACTCAAGTTTTTAACGATTTGGAAAACGTGTTTGATTTTCTGGAAAATGAGAAAACCGTGAACTGTGTCATCGTAACCGGAAGTGGAGAGAAATCCTTCGTTGCAGGTGCAGACATCAAGGAGTTCTCAAATTTCAGTCAGGAAAAAGCGACCGAGCTATCAAAAAGGGGACATTTTGTTTTTAATAAAATAGAAAATCTAAGCAAACCCGTCATTGCAGCAGTCAATGGTTTTGCTTTGGGTGGCGGATTGGAATTGGCAATGGCTTGTCATCTAAGATACGCTTCCGAAAATGCAAAGCTTGGTCTGCCAGAAGTAACTTTGGGATTGATTCCTGGTTATGGAGGAACGCAAAGATTGCCGAAATTAGTTGGCAAAGGAATTGCAAATGAAATGATTTTCTCTGCTAAAATGATTTCTGCAGAAAAAGCCAAATTGGTTGGTTTGGTGAATGAAGTTTTTTCTCTAGAAGAATTGCTTCCAAAAACGCAGGAATTGGCAGAGAAAATTGTGAAAAACTCGCCACAAGGCATTGCACAAGCCATAAAAGCAGTCAATGCAAGTGACAAGGAAAATGGAATGGAAAGTGAAATCAATTCTTTTGGAGAATTGTTCGCTCAAGGAGATTTTAAAGAAGGTGTTTCGGCTTTTCTGGAAAAAAGGAAGCCTGCTTTCGATTAA
- a CDS encoding HAD family hydrolase — protein MIEERDSLIFDLDGTLWDASETVVRAFNDSIVEIGFDINLNALDIRNFSGMKMDDIFAQHFNFIPKEKLQNFETIYSTREKKYLNESGGRLFPDVRETLEKLSKTHRLFIVSNCLSGYIESFLDFYDLNPYFEDFECFGNRGLPKDENIRLIVTRNDLQNPVYVGDTIWDKESSDKAGVDFIYAAYGFGKIENAEYQIEKFEDLLKY, from the coding sequence ATGATAGAAGAAAGAGACAGTCTAATTTTTGACCTGGACGGAACGCTTTGGGACGCTTCGGAAACCGTTGTCAGAGCCTTTAATGACAGCATTGTGGAAATTGGTTTTGATATTAATTTGAACGCTTTGGACATCAGAAATTTTTCCGGGATGAAGATGGATGATATTTTTGCCCAACATTTCAATTTTATTCCGAAAGAAAAACTTCAGAATTTTGAAACTATTTACAGCACGCGAGAGAAGAAATATCTCAATGAGTCGGGCGGAAGATTATTCCCAGACGTCCGAGAAACTTTAGAAAAACTCAGCAAGACACATCGTCTTTTCATTGTCAGCAATTGTCTTTCGGGCTACATCGAGAGCTTTTTGGATTTTTACGACCTCAATCCGTATTTTGAGGATTTCGAATGTTTTGGAAATCGGGGTTTGCCAAAAGATGAAAACATTCGATTGATTGTCACAAGAAATGACCTTCAAAACCCAGTCTATGTCGGCGATACGATTTGGGACAAAGAATCTTCCGACAAAGCTGGCGTCGATTTTATTTATGCCGCTTATGGTTTTGGAAAAATAGAAAATGCTGAATATCAAATAGAAAAATTCGAAGATTTATTAAAATATTAG
- a CDS encoding methionine aminotransferase, which produces MALRLSASKLPDVKTTIFTEMSLLAQQENAVNLSQGFPDYQADENLLKYLGDFAKEGYNQYAPLFGIKELREEISRKFSSQYQVDYHPDTEINITAGATQGIFTVISAFVKKDDEVIIFEPAYDCYEPAIILNGGIVKNVKMLYPDYKINWTEVKNLVSEKTKMIIINNPNNPSGKILKENDIEELIKIVKDTNIIILSDEVYENITFDGKSHLTLAKYSELKERTFVVGSFGKLLHITGWKIGYILAPEQLMNEFRKVHQYNVFCVNTPAQFAIAKYLQNIQDFSKTSTFFEEKRNYLKSALSETPFELLDCEGTYFLSANFGSISDMQDKDFCYWLTKEHKVATIPFSAFYKDKTDEKVIRFCFAKKQETLDKAIEQLIKLKINK; this is translated from the coding sequence ATGGCTTTAAGATTATCTGCATCCAAACTTCCGGACGTGAAAACCACGATTTTCACAGAAATGTCATTGTTGGCACAACAGGAAAACGCAGTCAATCTTTCGCAAGGTTTTCCCGATTATCAAGCTGATGAAAATCTTCTGAAATACTTGGGCGATTTTGCGAAAGAGGGTTACAATCAATATGCACCGTTGTTTGGAATCAAGGAACTTCGGGAAGAGATTTCGAGGAAGTTCAGTTCGCAATATCAGGTTGATTATCATCCGGATACTGAAATTAATATTACAGCTGGCGCTACGCAAGGAATTTTCACCGTGATTTCTGCATTTGTTAAAAAAGATGATGAAGTGATTATCTTCGAACCTGCCTACGATTGTTATGAACCCGCGATTATCCTGAATGGCGGAATCGTGAAAAATGTCAAAATGCTTTATCCGGATTACAAAATCAATTGGACCGAAGTGAAAAATCTGGTTTCCGAGAAGACCAAAATGATTATCATCAACAATCCGAATAATCCTTCCGGAAAAATCTTGAAAGAAAATGATATTGAGGAATTAATCAAAATTGTAAAAGACACCAACATCATTATTCTAAGCGATGAAGTTTATGAAAACATCACGTTTGACGGGAAATCTCATTTGACGTTAGCCAAATATTCAGAATTGAAGGAACGCACTTTTGTTGTTGGCTCATTTGGAAAACTGCTTCACATCACGGGTTGGAAAATCGGTTATATTCTCGCGCCCGAACAACTGATGAATGAGTTCCGAAAAGTCCATCAATACAATGTTTTCTGCGTGAATACGCCTGCTCAATTTGCGATTGCAAAATATCTTCAAAACATTCAGGATTTTTCTAAAACCTCCACATTCTTTGAAGAGAAAAGAAATTATTTGAAAAGTGCTTTATCGGAAACGCCATTTGAATTGTTGGATTGTGAAGGCACCTATTTTCTGTCCGCCAATTTTGGTTCGATTTCTGATATGCAAGACAAGGATTTTTGTTATTGGCTGACGAAAGAACATAAAGTTGCAACGATACCATTTTCAGCATTTTACAAAGATAAAACCGATGAAAAAGTTATCCGTTTTTGTTTCGCCAAAAAACAGGAAACTTTGGACAAAGCCATTGAACAATTAATAAAATTAAAAATAAATAAATGA
- a CDS encoding DUF2911 domain-containing protein, producing MKNLILAASLLIGVSAYSQAKLDATKLNYLPADASPMDATYYPLQVLSSKSETPKVKVVYSRPQKKNRVVFGNLIKYGEIWRMGANENTEIKFYTPVKINGKDIPAGTYSLFAVPNEKEWTIVLNSDVDKWGAYAYDKSKDVVRFNVPAEKTTSPVEFFSITFVQTKTGADLYAGWDNTQVKFPIEFK from the coding sequence ATGAAAAATTTAATCTTAGCAGCCTCTCTGCTAATCGGAGTTAGCGCTTACTCTCAAGCCAAATTGGATGCGACAAAACTAAATTATTTGCCGGCAGATGCAAGTCCGATGGATGCGACCTATTATCCGCTTCAAGTGCTTTCTTCAAAGTCAGAAACGCCGAAAGTGAAAGTCGTTTATTCAAGACCTCAGAAAAAGAACAGAGTTGTTTTCGGTAATCTTATCAAATACGGAGAAATCTGGAGAATGGGAGCGAATGAAAATACGGAAATCAAATTCTATACGCCAGTGAAAATCAACGGAAAAGATATTCCGGCTGGAACTTACAGTTTATTCGCTGTTCCAAACGAAAAAGAATGGACCATCGTTCTGAATTCTGATGTTGACAAATGGGGCGCGTACGCTTATGACAAGAGCAAGGATGTGGTGAGATTCAATGTTCCGGCTGAGAAAACGACTTCTCCTGTTGAATTTTTCTCTATCACTTTTGTACAGACCAAAACAGGCGCAGATTTGTACGCTGGTTGGGACAATACACAAGTTAAATTCCCGATTGAGTTCAAGTAA
- a CDS encoding septal ring lytic transglycosylase RlpA family protein — MKTLLKTSRYAFKIYIFLLALFVISCGSRNSASSSYRSTTVSYYADKFNGNRTASGETYRHSKLTGAHKSLSFGTRVEIVNVDNDKSVIITVNDRGPLKPSREFDLSQGAFKKIADLNEGIVKVKYRILN; from the coding sequence ATGAAAACTTTATTAAAAACCTCACGATATGCGTTTAAAATTTACATATTCCTACTTGCGCTTTTTGTAATTTCGTGCGGAAGTCGGAATTCTGCTAGTAGTTCTTACAGGTCGACCACTGTTTCTTATTACGCCGATAAATTCAATGGGAACAGAACGGCAAGCGGCGAAACATACAGACATTCCAAACTTACAGGCGCACACAAATCACTTTCATTTGGAACGAGGGTGGAAATCGTGAATGTTGATAATGACAAATCCGTCATCATCACTGTGAACGACCGAGGACCTTTAAAGCCGTCAAGAGAATTTGACCTCAGCCAAGGCGCTTTCAAAAAAATAGCCGACCTGAATGAAGGCATCGTAAAAGTGAAATACCGGATTTTGAATTAA
- a CDS encoding citrate synthase codes for MSDNKVILNYDGKSFEYPIVDSTIGDRGIDISKLRDQTGLITLDLGYKNTGATISEITYLDGDKGELLYRGYPIEQIAEKSNFTEVMYLLLHGELPKAEQFNSFENNIKKYNFVADELKKLIDVFPRSAHPMGVLSSLTSALTAFNPKAVDVKSKEELDYASELMIAKFSHLCAWTYRKTQGLPINHGDNSLNYVENFYKMAFKLPNQDFVMDPVVVAALDKLLILHADHEQNCSTSTVRMVGSAHTGLFASISSGVSALWGPLHGGANQAVIEMLELIEKDGGDVNKWVEKAKDKNDSFRLMGFGHRVYKNFDPRAKIIKKAADDILGKLGIQDKALDIAMQLEKVALEDEYFIERKLYPNVDFYSGIIYRALGIPTEMFTVMFALGRLPGWIAQWREMRLKGDPIGRPRQIYQGATERDYLDISKR; via the coding sequence ATGTCAGATAACAAAGTTATATTAAATTACGACGGGAAAAGTTTCGAGTATCCGATCGTAGATAGTACTATCGGAGACAGAGGAATTGATATTTCCAAACTGAGAGACCAAACGGGATTGATCACTTTGGATCTTGGTTACAAAAACACAGGTGCTACCATTAGTGAAATTACTTACCTAGACGGTGATAAAGGAGAATTGTTGTACAGAGGTTATCCTATCGAGCAGATCGCTGAGAAATCTAATTTTACGGAAGTAATGTATCTCTTGCTTCACGGAGAATTACCAAAAGCAGAGCAGTTCAACAGCTTCGAAAACAACATCAAGAAATATAATTTTGTTGCAGATGAGCTTAAAAAACTAATTGATGTTTTCCCTCGTTCTGCGCATCCAATGGGTGTTTTGTCTTCTTTGACTTCTGCATTGACGGCTTTCAACCCGAAAGCGGTAGATGTGAAATCTAAAGAAGAATTGGATTATGCATCAGAATTGATGATCGCCAAATTCTCTCACCTTTGTGCTTGGACCTATAGAAAAACACAAGGTTTACCAATTAACCACGGTGACAACAGCCTTAATTATGTAGAGAATTTCTACAAAATGGCTTTCAAACTTCCAAATCAGGATTTTGTGATGGATCCGGTGGTGGTTGCAGCTTTGGACAAATTATTGATTCTTCACGCCGATCACGAGCAAAACTGTTCTACTTCTACAGTAAGAATGGTGGGTTCTGCTCACACAGGTCTTTTCGCTTCTATCTCTTCTGGAGTTTCTGCACTTTGGGGTCCACTTCACGGTGGTGCAAACCAAGCAGTTATCGAAATGCTTGAGTTGATCGAGAAAGATGGTGGAGACGTGAACAAATGGGTGGAGAAGGCTAAAGATAAAAACGATAGTTTCCGTTTGATGGGCTTTGGTCACAGAGTTTACAAAAACTTCGATCCAAGAGCGAAGATCATCAAAAAAGCAGCAGACGATATCTTAGGAAAACTAGGAATCCAGGATAAAGCGCTTGATATTGCAATGCAGTTGGAAAAAGTAGCTTTGGAAGACGAGTACTTCATCGAAAGAAAATTATATCCAAATGTAGATTTCTACTCAGGAATCATCTATAGAGCTTTGGGAATCCCTACAGAAATGTTCACCGTAATGTTCGCATTAGGAAGATTGCCAGGATGGATCGCTCAGTGGAGAGAAATGAGATTGAAAGGTGATCCGATCGGAAGACCAAGACAAATCTACCAAGGTGCTACAGAAAGAGATTATCTTGATATTTCAAAAAGATAA
- a CDS encoding NUDIX domain-containing protein — MENLKFCPKCGHETLKWNNITKFSCGNCDFVLYHNTAAAVAVIIKHDNELFFTVRNQEPGKGKLDLPGGFCDPKESAEETCARELFEELQLRINVEKLRYLGSRPNIYPYKNISYNTMDLFYEYEVNEKFEIKIEESEISEGIWIPISEIDIDKIAFESQKDFIKNNITKL; from the coding sequence ATGGAAAATCTGAAATTCTGCCCAAAATGTGGACACGAAACTTTGAAATGGAATAATATCACCAAATTCAGTTGTGGTAACTGCGATTTTGTTTTGTATCACAATACAGCCGCGGCCGTTGCAGTCATCATCAAACACGATAATGAATTATTTTTCACAGTCAGAAATCAGGAACCAGGAAAAGGAAAACTGGATTTGCCAGGTGGTTTTTGTGACCCAAAAGAAAGTGCCGAAGAAACCTGCGCCAGAGAACTTTTTGAAGAATTACAATTGAGAATTAATGTAGAAAAACTGAGATATCTGGGAAGCAGACCCAACATTTACCCATACAAAAACATCAGTTACAATACTATGGATTTGTTTTATGAGTATGAAGTCAATGAAAAATTTGAAATCAAAATAGAAGAATCTGAAATCTCTGAAGGCATTTGGATTCCCATCTCGGAAATTGATATTGACAAAATCGCTTTCGAATCTCAGAAGGATTTTATTAAAAATAATATCACCAAACTTTAA